A stretch of the Sorangium aterium genome encodes the following:
- the serA gene encoding phosphoglycerate dehydrogenase → MKPMTPSATKFQTTPPVVKEPVKVLLLENIHQSAHELFRSRSFEIETRSSALKEDELIAALAGVDILGIRSKTHVTARVLEKADKLLSIGCFCIGTNQVDLDAANRRGVPVFNAPFSNTRSVAEMIIGESIMLARQLGDRSREVHAGTWKKVSKACYEIRGKTIGLIGYGHIGQQLGVLAEAMGMRVVYYDIAQKLPMGNNRALPTLQALLAESDFVSLHVPATSETRDMIGAAELAQMRKGAYLLNASRGSVVVIPALAEALKSGHLAGAAIDVYPEEPESNSDGFLTELQKLPNVILTPHIGGSTEEAQEAIGREVSRALTQLGTTGATTGAVNFPNVELPPLKGTHRVLNVHRNVPGVLRDVNRIVSDVNANIDSQVLSTDANIGYLIMDLSQDVSAEVSRRIGALETSIRTRVLY, encoded by the coding sequence ATGAAGCCCATGACGCCCTCAGCAACGAAATTCCAGACGACCCCCCCTGTCGTGAAGGAGCCCGTCAAGGTGCTCCTGCTCGAGAACATTCACCAGAGCGCGCACGAGCTGTTCCGGTCGCGATCGTTCGAGATCGAGACGCGGAGCTCCGCGCTGAAGGAAGACGAGCTCATCGCCGCGCTCGCGGGCGTGGACATTCTCGGCATCCGGAGCAAGACGCACGTCACCGCGCGCGTGCTGGAGAAGGCGGACAAGCTGCTCTCTATCGGGTGCTTCTGCATCGGCACGAACCAGGTCGACCTCGACGCAGCGAACCGGCGCGGGGTGCCTGTGTTCAACGCGCCGTTCAGCAACACGCGCAGCGTCGCCGAGATGATCATCGGCGAGTCCATCATGCTGGCCCGGCAGCTCGGGGACAGGTCGCGCGAGGTGCACGCGGGCACCTGGAAGAAGGTCTCGAAGGCCTGCTACGAGATCCGCGGCAAGACCATCGGCCTCATCGGCTACGGCCACATCGGCCAGCAGCTCGGGGTGCTCGCCGAGGCGATGGGCATGCGCGTCGTCTACTACGACATCGCCCAGAAGCTCCCGATGGGCAACAACCGCGCGCTGCCGACGCTGCAGGCGCTGCTCGCGGAGTCGGATTTCGTCTCGCTCCACGTGCCGGCCACGTCGGAGACGCGGGACATGATCGGCGCCGCCGAGCTCGCGCAGATGCGCAAGGGCGCGTACCTGCTCAACGCGAGCCGCGGCTCGGTCGTGGTGATCCCGGCGCTGGCCGAGGCGCTGAAGAGCGGCCACCTCGCGGGCGCGGCGATCGACGTCTACCCGGAGGAGCCGGAGTCGAACTCTGACGGCTTCCTGACCGAGCTGCAGAAGCTCCCGAACGTGATCCTGACGCCGCACATCGGCGGCTCGACCGAGGAGGCGCAGGAGGCCATCGGGCGCGAGGTGTCGCGCGCGCTGACGCAGCTCGGGACGACCGGGGCGACGACGGGCGCTGTGAACTTTCCGAATGTCGAGCTCCCGCCGCTCAAGGGCACGCACCGCGTCCTCAACGTCCACCGCAACGTGCCCGGCGTGCTCCGCGACGTGAACCGCATCGTGTCGGACGTGAACGCCAACATCGACAGCCAGGTCCTGTCGACCGACGCCAACATCGGTTACCTGATCATGGACCTGTCGCAGGACGTGTCCGCCGAGGTGAGCCGGCGCATCGGCGCGCTGGAGACCAGCATCCGCACCCGCGTGCTCTACTGA
- a CDS encoding S1C family serine protease produces the protein MRHRRHARLPAVLVVAALAASAGCKGKPGPSGPSPNATKVPDAPTASATIDTTPPPVPPSKGALIEDERNSIAVFRDVAPSTVFVTQQRLVVDRFWGTAVEVPAGSGSGFVWDADGHVVTNYHVVAGAQSLVVRLQGEKTFPAKLVGVEPRKDIAVIKIDAPKDMLKPIQVAPLREPLEVGQKAIAIGNPFGLDHTLTTGIISALGRQVQGVGEVTIRDMIQTDAAINPGNSGGPLLDSSGHLIGMNTMIFSKSGSSAGIGFAVPSTTIARIVPQIIRTGKAEQVGLGIQLDQSRRLERRNGIRGLIIMSVVPGGPAEKAGLHGLSEGDRGLVLGDVIVGIDGTPVADYDGLYQVLDGKKPGDKVKVDVLRGPNGEKATIEVAVELLG, from the coding sequence ATGCGCCACCGCAGACACGCTCGACTCCCTGCCGTCCTCGTCGTCGCCGCGCTCGCCGCCTCCGCTGGATGCAAGGGGAAGCCCGGCCCCAGCGGACCGTCGCCCAACGCGACGAAGGTCCCCGACGCGCCGACGGCGTCGGCGACGATCGACACGACGCCGCCGCCCGTCCCGCCGTCGAAGGGCGCGCTCATCGAGGACGAGCGCAACTCGATCGCCGTGTTCCGCGACGTCGCGCCCTCGACGGTCTTCGTGACCCAGCAGCGGCTCGTGGTGGACCGCTTCTGGGGTACCGCCGTCGAGGTGCCCGCGGGCTCGGGCTCGGGCTTCGTCTGGGACGCCGACGGGCACGTCGTCACGAACTACCACGTCGTGGCCGGCGCCCAGTCGCTCGTCGTCCGGCTCCAGGGGGAGAAGACGTTCCCGGCGAAGCTCGTCGGCGTCGAGCCGCGCAAGGACATCGCGGTCATCAAGATCGACGCCCCCAAGGACATGCTGAAGCCGATCCAGGTCGCGCCCCTGCGCGAGCCGCTGGAGGTCGGGCAGAAGGCGATCGCGATCGGCAACCCGTTCGGCCTCGATCACACGCTGACGACCGGCATCATCAGCGCGCTCGGGCGCCAGGTCCAGGGCGTGGGCGAGGTGACCATCCGCGACATGATCCAGACGGACGCCGCCATCAACCCCGGCAACTCCGGCGGCCCGCTGCTCGACTCGAGCGGGCACCTCATCGGGATGAACACGATGATCTTCTCGAAGAGCGGCAGCTCCGCTGGCATCGGCTTCGCCGTGCCGTCGACGACGATCGCGCGGATCGTCCCGCAGATCATCCGGACCGGGAAGGCCGAGCAGGTCGGCCTCGGCATCCAGCTCGATCAGTCCCGCCGCCTCGAGCGGCGCAACGGCATCCGCGGCCTCATCATCATGAGCGTCGTCCCGGGCGGCCCCGCCGAAAAGGCGGGCCTGCACGGCCTCTCCGAGGGCGACCGCGGGCTCGTCCTCGGCGACGTGATCGTCGGGATCGACGGCACGCCCGTCGCGGACTACGACGGGCTGTACCAGGTGCTCGACGGCAAGAAGCCGGGCGACAAGGTGAAGGTCGACGTGCTCCGCGGCCCCAACGGCGAGAAGGCCACCATCGAGGTCGCGGTAGAGCTCCTCGGCTGA
- a CDS encoding DUF1552 domain-containing protein encodes MITRRRVLRGLFGVTVALPFLETFAPRRAAAGTGDVPPFAIFMRQANGVAQQVGDEPEMFWPSATGPLTAESMAADADRAVSELKDYASRLIMVRGVRFAFQGNGCGHSGGGNQCLTAAQVSEDPAGNESLAMGESIDNRIATELNPAGVEPLTLYAGRMAGYINEVLSYRGPKQLRAAERDPYKAYQKLFGLAEVDAAAAEALAARRASVNDLVREQMQALMRRKDLSKGDRERLQLHFDSIRDLEVGLACALPPERVAEMEAISPNVGSYDNVETVTRMQMDIIALAMACGATRAATLQVGDGNDSTEYTIHGVRQKSFHKISHRIDGDGEVGPPIEGAQELHHQIDRIHARMFKHLLDRLSSYDLGSGTLLDRGVAVWLNDLADKYHAYSRVPYILAGGAAGYLKTGQFIDERITVNKLLNTIGAAVGCTNGQGGPLDDFGDESLEGGLVDTIIA; translated from the coding sequence ATGATCACCCGACGACGTGTGCTTCGAGGCCTGTTCGGCGTCACGGTGGCGCTCCCGTTCCTGGAGACCTTCGCGCCGCGCCGCGCGGCGGCCGGTACGGGCGACGTGCCGCCCTTCGCGATCTTCATGCGCCAGGCGAACGGCGTGGCGCAGCAGGTCGGCGACGAGCCGGAGATGTTCTGGCCCAGCGCGACAGGCCCGCTGACCGCCGAGTCGATGGCCGCGGACGCCGATCGGGCGGTGAGCGAGCTCAAGGACTACGCGAGCCGGCTGATCATGGTGCGCGGCGTCCGCTTCGCGTTCCAGGGCAACGGGTGCGGCCACTCCGGCGGCGGCAACCAGTGCCTGACTGCCGCGCAGGTGTCGGAGGATCCGGCGGGCAACGAGTCGCTGGCGATGGGCGAGTCGATCGACAACCGCATCGCGACCGAGCTCAACCCGGCGGGCGTCGAGCCGCTGACGCTCTACGCGGGCAGGATGGCCGGCTACATCAACGAGGTGCTCTCGTACCGCGGGCCGAAGCAGCTGCGCGCCGCCGAGCGCGACCCGTACAAGGCGTACCAGAAGCTCTTCGGGCTCGCCGAGGTGGACGCCGCGGCCGCGGAGGCGCTGGCCGCGCGCCGCGCCAGCGTGAACGACCTGGTCCGGGAGCAGATGCAGGCGCTCATGCGCCGGAAGGACCTCAGCAAGGGCGACCGCGAGCGGCTACAGCTCCACTTCGACAGCATCCGTGACCTCGAGGTCGGGCTCGCCTGCGCGCTCCCGCCGGAGCGGGTCGCGGAGATGGAGGCGATCTCCCCGAACGTCGGCAGCTACGACAACGTGGAGACCGTCACCCGCATGCAGATGGACATCATCGCGCTCGCGATGGCGTGCGGCGCGACGCGCGCGGCGACCCTGCAGGTCGGCGACGGCAACGACTCGACCGAGTACACGATCCACGGCGTGCGGCAGAAGAGCTTCCACAAGATCTCGCACCGCATCGACGGCGACGGCGAGGTCGGCCCGCCGATCGAGGGCGCGCAGGAGCTGCACCACCAGATCGACCGGATCCACGCGCGGATGTTCAAGCACCTGCTCGACAGGCTCTCGTCGTACGATCTCGGCTCGGGGACGCTCCTCGACCGCGGCGTGGCCGTGTGGCTCAACGACCTCGCGGACAAGTACCACGCCTACTCCAGGGTCCCGTACATCCTCGCCGGCGGCGCCGCGGGCTACCTGAAGACCGGCCAGTTCATCGACGAGCGGATCACCGTCAACAAGCTGCTCAACACGATCGGCGCGGCCGTCGGCTGCACGAACGGCCAGGGCGGCCCGCTCGACGACTTCGGCGACGAGAGCCTAGAAGGTGGACTCGTCGATACGATCATTGCCTGA
- a CDS encoding DUF1592 domain-containing protein: protein MISPACRLTAFPRWRRLFGAQLSVAALLISGCTGAVGDPREGEGDGVIPGGPTGPEVAERSMFPRLTHAQWENTVRDLLRLDDRPGLSASFTSDPLGGVFDNNEAALLVAPGLWGDYQRAAEELAAMVTADQGKLDRIAPADLPDAPEARAQAFVERFGERAFRRPLTAEERDAYVALFQRGEELFEGEDPFAAGVRAAIEAFLQSPHFVYRVEIGAGPAEGGLIPLGGYEIATKLAYTLWNTMPSDELLEAAKAGELSSREAVRAYAGGMLEDQRAREVVGAFHRQLYDYEQYHDLNKDQALYPEFVPEMGDDMQREAELFVDHVVFDEEGGLTDLLTARTAFVNDHLAAVYGVEGDFSDEFKRVELDEAERSGLLTRLGFLAAKATARQPDSIHRGVFVNLRILCAALPPPPDNATSLPPGELATNRERVEAHTGKGTCGASCHGVLINPAGFAFEHYDAIGKYRTTDNGAPVDSADVYTLGGQPRSYADAVEFSQLLAESSEAHACYAQRWIEFSHGRGVRAEDRALVEELGEASRGGASTKELIVRIVSSTPFLARVPAEAP, encoded by the coding sequence ATGATCTCACCGGCTTGTCGATTGACCGCCTTCCCGCGGTGGCGGCGGCTGTTCGGCGCGCAGCTGAGCGTCGCTGCGCTCCTGATCTCGGGGTGTACGGGCGCCGTGGGTGATCCGCGGGAAGGCGAAGGGGATGGCGTCATTCCGGGCGGGCCGACAGGGCCCGAGGTCGCCGAGCGCAGCATGTTCCCGCGGCTGACCCACGCGCAGTGGGAGAACACGGTGCGCGACCTCCTGCGCCTCGACGACCGGCCCGGGCTCTCGGCGTCGTTCACGAGCGACCCGCTCGGCGGCGTGTTCGACAACAACGAGGCTGCGCTCTTGGTGGCGCCGGGCCTCTGGGGCGATTACCAGCGCGCCGCCGAGGAGCTCGCGGCGATGGTGACCGCCGACCAGGGCAAGCTCGATCGGATCGCGCCCGCGGACCTGCCGGACGCGCCGGAGGCGCGGGCGCAGGCGTTCGTCGAGCGGTTCGGCGAGCGGGCGTTCCGGCGCCCGCTCACGGCCGAGGAGCGGGATGCGTACGTCGCGCTGTTCCAGCGCGGCGAGGAGCTCTTCGAGGGCGAGGACCCGTTCGCCGCGGGCGTCCGCGCGGCGATCGAGGCGTTTCTGCAGTCCCCCCATTTCGTCTACCGCGTCGAGATCGGCGCCGGGCCGGCGGAGGGGGGGCTCATCCCGCTCGGCGGATACGAGATCGCGACCAAGCTCGCCTACACCCTGTGGAACACGATGCCCTCCGACGAGCTCCTCGAGGCGGCGAAGGCGGGCGAGCTCTCGAGCCGCGAGGCCGTCCGCGCCTACGCCGGGGGGATGCTCGAGGACCAGCGCGCCCGCGAGGTCGTCGGCGCGTTCCACCGGCAGCTCTACGACTACGAGCAGTACCACGACCTCAACAAGGACCAGGCGCTCTACCCCGAGTTCGTCCCCGAGATGGGCGACGACATGCAGCGCGAGGCGGAGCTCTTCGTGGATCACGTCGTCTTCGACGAGGAGGGCGGGCTCACCGACCTGCTCACCGCGCGCACGGCGTTCGTCAACGATCACCTCGCCGCGGTCTACGGCGTCGAGGGCGACTTCTCGGACGAGTTCAAGCGGGTGGAGCTCGACGAGGCGGAGCGCTCGGGGCTGCTCACGCGCCTCGGCTTCCTCGCGGCGAAGGCGACGGCGCGGCAGCCGGACTCGATCCACCGCGGCGTGTTCGTGAACCTCCGGATCCTCTGCGCGGCGCTGCCGCCGCCGCCCGACAACGCGACCTCGCTGCCGCCGGGCGAGCTCGCGACCAACCGCGAGCGCGTCGAGGCGCACACGGGCAAGGGGACGTGCGGCGCGTCGTGCCACGGGGTGCTCATCAACCCCGCCGGGTTCGCCTTCGAGCATTACGACGCGATCGGCAAGTACCGCACGACCGACAATGGCGCGCCCGTCGACTCCGCGGACGTCTACACCCTCGGCGGCCAGCCGAGGAGCTACGCGGATGCGGTCGAGTTCAGCCAGCTCCTTGCCGAGAGCAGCGAGGCGCACGCGTGCTACGCGCAGCGCTGGATCGAGTTCTCCCACGGCCGCGGCGTGCGCGCGGAGGACCGGGCGCTCGTCGAGGAGCTCGGCGAGGCGTCGCGCGGCGGCGCCTCGACCAAGGAGCTCATCGTCCGGATCGTCTCTTCGACTCCGTTCCTCGCTCGCGTTCCCGCGGAGGCGCCATGA
- a CDS encoding alpha/beta hydrolase, whose amino-acid sequence MRPARLRRCHASSALALASLASLVLLAACERRAAPPGGGAAGTEQQAPPPAPAASATAPAAAVEYLEEVTGGADRNEALPLVIAIHGLGDRPESFAGLLSGADFKVRLIVPRGLAPYGGGYSWFPLQQALASDDVGQGILRAAAALAAAIERVAAERPTRGKAIVTGFSQGGALTFALALHHPRVVGAAFPMGGWVPPAVLPGAGATAPALVALHGEDDRRVPIGPTRDAIAALDARGVRARLASYPGVGHTVSGEMRRDLLQLIRDAAAEMR is encoded by the coding sequence ATGCGCCCCGCTCGCCTCCGCCGCTGCCACGCCTCGTCTGCGCTGGCGCTCGCGTCGCTCGCGTCGCTCGTCTTGCTCGCCGCGTGCGAGCGACGGGCAGCCCCGCCCGGGGGCGGCGCGGCGGGCACCGAGCAGCAGGCGCCTCCCCCCGCGCCTGCCGCGAGCGCGACGGCCCCCGCCGCCGCGGTCGAGTACCTCGAAGAGGTCACGGGCGGCGCGGACCGGAACGAGGCGCTCCCCCTCGTCATCGCGATTCACGGGCTCGGCGACCGGCCCGAGTCGTTCGCGGGCCTGCTGTCGGGCGCCGACTTCAAGGTGCGTCTCATCGTGCCGCGCGGGCTCGCGCCGTACGGCGGCGGCTACTCGTGGTTTCCGCTCCAGCAGGCGCTCGCGAGCGATGACGTGGGACAGGGCATCTTGCGCGCGGCTGCCGCGCTCGCGGCGGCGATCGAGCGGGTCGCCGCCGAGCGGCCGACGCGGGGGAAGGCCATCGTGACCGGCTTCTCCCAGGGCGGCGCGCTCACGTTCGCGCTCGCCCTGCACCACCCGCGCGTCGTCGGCGCCGCTTTCCCCATGGGCGGCTGGGTCCCCCCCGCGGTGCTCCCCGGCGCAGGCGCGACGGCTCCGGCGCTCGTCGCGCTCCACGGCGAGGACGATCGCCGCGTCCCGATCGGCCCGACCCGCGACGCGATCGCGGCGCTCGACGCGCGCGGCGTCAGGGCGAGGCTGGCGAGCTACCCTGGCGTCGGCCACACGGTGAGCGGCGAGATGCGGCGCGACCTCCTGCAGCTCATCCGCGACGCCGCCGCCGAGATGCGCTGA
- a CDS encoding UbiA family prenyltransferase, protein MLPPFRAQDGQRAQIRDNHAELAASVTSRSMFRLDSDRADDVDIMPKSVSAPARLLCLKIHTRLPLRCQRTATKTHAIAVSHDIRSSRVSSARTVVQSLSRTLDVAPVYAINSREHPHLRRCDILNRGPHTLRHRAISDSVDSAGYLGGRGTMQKSVLAEVDLAQQAVLAVDADSTLVKTNVSVEALISLIKCNIVYAIVWPLWLLWSRASFWREVERRASLEVASLPYDEQLLAYLEQQHRLGREIALTTSADIRIGHAIAAHLGVFTQVISSAGDRSESGAPRCLHDALGGRPFVYLARRHGGPHLRDIMEESPRLLRVLPRALRIHQWAKNALLFVPLLTSHRLLDLVLLAQAACAFASFSLCASSVYLLNDMFDLEADRRHPVKRHRPLASGALPLGTAVWMCTGCLAAGLGLSLLLPGSFQAILVLYYALTVAYSMYLKRKLLIDVHLLAGLYTIRVLAGSAATGLPSSSWLLAFCMFLFLSLAMLKRFIEVHDLGAKEIQVVAGRGYLSCDADALRSLGTSSGLLSVAILSLYINSPQVVSLYETPMLLWLLCPLLVYCVSRLWILAHRGEMHADPVVFALKDRACYLVGLSAGAVLLLATMHIGG, encoded by the coding sequence GTGCTCCCTCCGTTCCGCGCGCAAGACGGCCAGCGCGCGCAGATCCGTGACAACCATGCGGAGCTCGCGGCGAGCGTGACATCGCGGTCGATGTTCCGGCTGGACTCGGACCGAGCAGATGATGTCGATATCATGCCCAAGTCCGTATCGGCTCCTGCCCGACTCCTCTGTTTGAAAATTCACACGAGGCTCCCTCTGCGCTGCCAGCGCACGGCGACCAAGACGCACGCCATCGCGGTGTCCCACGACATCCGGAGCTCTCGAGTCAGCTCTGCGCGCACCGTCGTTCAATCGCTCTCCCGAACGCTTGACGTGGCTCCCGTATATGCAATTAATTCTCGGGAACACCCGCATTTAAGGCGCTGTGATATTCTTAACCGAGGGCCTCACACCCTTCGTCATCGAGCAATTTCGGACAGCGTGGACAGTGCTGGCTACCTTGGGGGGAGAGGGACCATGCAGAAGTCTGTGCTCGCAGAGGTGGATCTTGCGCAGCAGGCGGTGCTGGCGGTCGACGCGGACAGCACACTGGTAAAGACCAATGTCTCGGTTGAGGCGCTTATCTCATTGATCAAGTGTAATATTGTCTACGCCATAGTGTGGCCGCTCTGGCTGCTCTGGAGCCGGGCATCCTTCTGGCGCGAGGTGGAACGCCGGGCCTCGCTCGAAGTGGCGTCGCTGCCCTACGACGAGCAGCTCCTCGCGTACCTCGAGCAGCAGCACCGTCTCGGGCGCGAGATCGCGCTCACGACATCGGCGGACATCCGCATCGGGCACGCGATCGCCGCGCACCTCGGCGTCTTCACTCAGGTGATCTCCAGCGCCGGCGACAGATCCGAAAGCGGCGCGCCTCGTTGTCTTCACGACGCACTCGGCGGCCGCCCGTTCGTGTACCTGGCCCGCCGTCACGGCGGGCCGCACCTTCGCGACATCATGGAAGAATCGCCGCGGCTCCTGCGCGTGCTCCCCCGCGCGCTGCGGATCCACCAGTGGGCCAAGAACGCGCTTCTCTTCGTTCCGCTCCTGACGTCGCATCGTCTGCTCGATCTCGTGCTCCTGGCGCAGGCGGCGTGTGCGTTCGCGTCGTTCAGCCTGTGTGCTTCCAGCGTCTACCTCCTGAACGACATGTTCGATCTCGAGGCGGATCGCCGGCACCCGGTGAAGCGTCACCGGCCGCTCGCCTCGGGCGCCTTGCCGCTCGGGACTGCCGTCTGGATGTGCACGGGATGCCTCGCCGCCGGACTCGGGCTGAGCCTCCTCCTGCCGGGCTCGTTCCAGGCCATCCTCGTGCTCTATTACGCCCTGACCGTAGCTTACTCGATGTATCTGAAGCGAAAACTCCTCATTGACGTACACCTGCTAGCGGGGCTGTACACGATCCGGGTCCTTGCCGGGAGCGCGGCGACCGGGCTGCCTTCGTCGTCGTGGCTGCTCGCATTCTGCATGTTCCTGTTCCTCAGCCTGGCCATGCTCAAGCGCTTCATCGAGGTCCACGACCTCGGCGCGAAGGAGATCCAGGTCGTGGCGGGGAGAGGGTACCTGTCCTGCGACGCCGACGCGCTCCGTTCTCTCGGCACCTCGAGCGGCCTCCTCAGCGTGGCGATCCTGAGCCTGTACATCAACTCGCCGCAGGTCGTGAGCCTATACGAGACGCCCATGTTGCTCTGGCTCCTATGTCCGCTGCTCGTCTACTGTGTGAGCCGATTGTGGATCCTCGCGCACCGCGGAGAGATGCACGCCGACCCGGTGGTGTTCGCGCTCAAGGACCGAGCCTGCTACCTCGTCGGGCTGTCGGCAGGCGCAGTGCTGCTGCTCGCGACGATGCACATCGGCGGCTGA